One segment of Anser cygnoides isolate HZ-2024a breed goose chromosome 5, Taihu_goose_T2T_genome, whole genome shotgun sequence DNA contains the following:
- the UNC93B1 gene encoding protein unc-93 homolog B1 isoform X1, producing the protein MEEDPSCYQDAAKLAAGEGLGAEMQLDDVVGTHPDYNEEEEEQKYFRRKRLGVVKNVLAASLAAMLTYGVYLGLLQMQLILHYDETYREVKYSNMELEDIDRKVLMGINVTPVVALLYTPVLIRFFGTKWTMFLAVGIYALFVSSNYWERYFTLVPSAVAIGVAIVPLWASMGHYITRMAQKYYEYANYKEEHVQEQRQAPRGACSTYVVIFQTIFYACFHLSFVCAQMPMLFFLNNYLYQLNHTLYGVKHCGTLSHGTLPGFNKTVLHSLPRSVNLIIVESVLMAAAFLAMLVVSAGPGGKGWVATGASRDTATIRSCCCAARPTGPPRRLTCAASAGGTSSSCPSSTCGTTAFATSSPSSSTAASRCSSSAPASPWYGAGMGSGRRRGDSAAGATLSLSSPQNYGVCALGLEKLAYLLMAYGFSASACSSLALCTLRLRRQCPLLAGAFVHAAILVTLFCWAPEPRHVVQAPLLYSIAVLWGMGSALNKTGISILLGMLYEDKERQDFVFTIYHWWQALAIFTVYLWSGLPMKAKLSIMLLALGLAAGSYLWMERKLAQRVSYRLPRIPRPRHKMKGYRYLEDDDSDETASEGEGASRHEDDDDDDDRHPAEANGGDELPKDEGEGTD; encoded by the exons GGCTGGGCGCCGAGATGCAG CTGGACGACGTGGTGGGGACGCACCCCGACTAcaacgaggaggaggaggagcagaagtACTTCCGCCGCAAGCGCCTCGGCGTGGTGAAGAACGTGCTGGCCGCCAGCCTGGCCGCCATGCTCACCTACGGCGTCTACCTGG GCCTGCTGCAGATGCAGCTCATCCTGCACTACGACGAGACCTACCGGGAGGTGAAGTACAGCAACATGGAGCTGGAGGACATCGACCGCAAGGTGCTGATGGGCATCAACGTCACGCCGGTGGTGGCGCTGCTCTACACGCCCGTCCTCATCCGCTTCTTCGGCACCAAGTGGACCATGTTCCTGGCCGTGGGGATCTACGCCCTGTTCGTCTCCAGCAACTACTGGGAGCGCTACTTCACGCTGGTGCCCTCCGCCGTGGCCATCGGGGTGGCCATCGTGCCCCTCTGGGCCTCCATGGGCCACTACATCACGCG GATGGCGCAGAAGTACTACGAGTACGCCAACTACAAGGAGGAGCACGTGCAGGAGCAGCGGCAAGCACCGCGGGGCGCCTGCAGCACCTACGTCGTCATCTTCCAGACCATCTTCTACGCCTGCTTCCAT CTAAGCTTCGTCTGCGCACAGATGCCCATGCTCTTCTTCCTCAACAACTACCTGTACCAGCTCAACCACACGCTGTACGGTGTGAAGCACTGCG GGACGCTGAGCCACGGCACGCTGCCCGGCTTCAACAAGACGGTGCTGCACAGCCTGCCCCGCAGCGTCAACCTCATCATCGTGGAGAGCGTCCTGATGGCGGCCGCCTTCCTCGCCATGCTGGTGGTGagtgcggggccgggcgggaaGGGCTGGGTGGCCACCGGTGCCTCACGGGACACTGCCACGATcaggtcctgctgctgtgcGGCTCGGCCTACCGGCCCACCGAGGAGATTGACCTGCGCAGCATCGGCTGGGGGAACATCTTCCAGCTGCCCTTCAAGCACATGCGGGACTACCGCCTTCgccacctcctccccttctTCATCTACAGCGGCTTCGAGGTGCTCTTCGTCTGCACCGGCTTCTCCCTGGTACGGCGCGGGGATGGGatcggggcggcggcggggggacaGCGCGGCCGGGGCGACACTGAGCCTGTCCTCACCGCAGAACTATGGCGTGTGCGCCCTGGGGCTGGAGAAGCTGGCGTACCTCCTCATGGCCTACGGCTTCTCCGCCTCCgcctgctccagcctggcacTCTGCACGCTGCGCCTGCGGCGGCAGTGCCCGCTGCTTGCCGGAGCATTCGTCCACGCCGCCATCCTGGTGACGCTCTTCTGCTGGGCGCCCGAGCCCCGGCATGTGGTGCAGGCACCTCTGCTCTACTCCATAGCCGTGCTCTGGGGCATGGGCAGCGCCCTCAACAAGACCGGCATTAGCA TCCTCCTGGGCATGCTGTACGAGGACAAAGAGCGCCAAGACTTCGTCTTCACCATCTACCACTGGTGGCAGGCGCTGGCCATCTTCACCGTGTACCTGTGGTCGGGGCTGCCCATGAAG GCCAAGCTCTCCATCATGCTGCTGGCGCTGGGGCTGGCGGCCGGCTCCTACCTGTGGATGGAGCGCAAGCTGGCGCAGCGCGTGTCCTACCGCCTGCCCCGCATCCCCCGCCCGCGCCACAAGATGAAGGGCTACCGCTACCTGGAGGACGACGACTCCGACGAAACCGCTTCGGAGGGTGAGGGGGCGAGCCGCCACGAGGACGATGACGACGACGACGACCGGCACCCGGCCGAGGCCAATGGCGGGGACGAGCTGCCGAAAGACGAGGGGGAGGGGACAGATTAG
- the UNC93B1 gene encoding protein unc-93 homolog B1 isoform X3: MEEDPSCYQDAAKLAAGEGLGAEMQLDDVVGTHPDYNEEEEEQKYFRRKRLGVVKNVLAASLAAMLTYGVYLGLLQMQLILHYDETYREVKYSNMELEDIDRKVLMGINVTPVVALLYTPVLIRFFGTKWTMFLAVGIYALFVSSNYWERYFTLVPSAVAIGVAIVPLWASMGHYITRMAQKYYEYANYKEEHVQEQRQAPRGACSTYVVIFQTIFYACFHLSFVCAQMPMLFFLNNYLYQLNHTLYGVKHCGTLSHGTLPGFNKTVLHSLPRSVNLIIVESVLMAAAFLAMLVVLLLCGSAYRPTEEIDLRSIGWGNIFQLPFKHMRDYRLRHLLPFFIYSGFEVLFVCTGFSLNYGVCALGLEKLAYLLMAYGFSASACSSLALCTLRLRRQCPLLAGAFVHAAILVTLFCWAPEPRHVVQAPLLYSIAVLWGMGSALNKTGISILLGMLYEDKERQDFVFTIYHWWQALAIFTVYLWSGLPMKAKLSIMLLALGLAAGSYLWMERKLAQRVSYRLPRIPRPRHKMKGYRYLEDDDSDETASEGEGASRHEDDDDDDDRHPAEANGGDELPKDEGEGTD, from the exons GGCTGGGCGCCGAGATGCAG CTGGACGACGTGGTGGGGACGCACCCCGACTAcaacgaggaggaggaggagcagaagtACTTCCGCCGCAAGCGCCTCGGCGTGGTGAAGAACGTGCTGGCCGCCAGCCTGGCCGCCATGCTCACCTACGGCGTCTACCTGG GCCTGCTGCAGATGCAGCTCATCCTGCACTACGACGAGACCTACCGGGAGGTGAAGTACAGCAACATGGAGCTGGAGGACATCGACCGCAAGGTGCTGATGGGCATCAACGTCACGCCGGTGGTGGCGCTGCTCTACACGCCCGTCCTCATCCGCTTCTTCGGCACCAAGTGGACCATGTTCCTGGCCGTGGGGATCTACGCCCTGTTCGTCTCCAGCAACTACTGGGAGCGCTACTTCACGCTGGTGCCCTCCGCCGTGGCCATCGGGGTGGCCATCGTGCCCCTCTGGGCCTCCATGGGCCACTACATCACGCG GATGGCGCAGAAGTACTACGAGTACGCCAACTACAAGGAGGAGCACGTGCAGGAGCAGCGGCAAGCACCGCGGGGCGCCTGCAGCACCTACGTCGTCATCTTCCAGACCATCTTCTACGCCTGCTTCCAT CTAAGCTTCGTCTGCGCACAGATGCCCATGCTCTTCTTCCTCAACAACTACCTGTACCAGCTCAACCACACGCTGTACGGTGTGAAGCACTGCG GGACGCTGAGCCACGGCACGCTGCCCGGCTTCAACAAGACGGTGCTGCACAGCCTGCCCCGCAGCGTCAACCTCATCATCGTGGAGAGCGTCCTGATGGCGGCCGCCTTCCTCGCCATGCTGGTG gtcctgctgctgtgcGGCTCGGCCTACCGGCCCACCGAGGAGATTGACCTGCGCAGCATCGGCTGGGGGAACATCTTCCAGCTGCCCTTCAAGCACATGCGGGACTACCGCCTTCgccacctcctccccttctTCATCTACAGCGGCTTCGAGGTGCTCTTCGTCTGCACCGGCTTCTCCCTG AACTATGGCGTGTGCGCCCTGGGGCTGGAGAAGCTGGCGTACCTCCTCATGGCCTACGGCTTCTCCGCCTCCgcctgctccagcctggcacTCTGCACGCTGCGCCTGCGGCGGCAGTGCCCGCTGCTTGCCGGAGCATTCGTCCACGCCGCCATCCTGGTGACGCTCTTCTGCTGGGCGCCCGAGCCCCGGCATGTGGTGCAGGCACCTCTGCTCTACTCCATAGCCGTGCTCTGGGGCATGGGCAGCGCCCTCAACAAGACCGGCATTAGCA TCCTCCTGGGCATGCTGTACGAGGACAAAGAGCGCCAAGACTTCGTCTTCACCATCTACCACTGGTGGCAGGCGCTGGCCATCTTCACCGTGTACCTGTGGTCGGGGCTGCCCATGAAG GCCAAGCTCTCCATCATGCTGCTGGCGCTGGGGCTGGCGGCCGGCTCCTACCTGTGGATGGAGCGCAAGCTGGCGCAGCGCGTGTCCTACCGCCTGCCCCGCATCCCCCGCCCGCGCCACAAGATGAAGGGCTACCGCTACCTGGAGGACGACGACTCCGACGAAACCGCTTCGGAGGGTGAGGGGGCGAGCCGCCACGAGGACGATGACGACGACGACGACCGGCACCCGGCCGAGGCCAATGGCGGGGACGAGCTGCCGAAAGACGAGGGGGAGGGGACAGATTAG
- the UNC93B1 gene encoding protein unc-93 homolog B1 isoform X2, producing MEEDPSCYQDAAKLAAGEGLGAEMQLDDVVGTHPDYNEEEEEQKYFRRKRLGVVKNVLAASLAAMLTYGVYLGLLQMQLILHYDETYREVKYSNMELEDIDRKVLMGINVTPVVALLYTPVLIRFFGTKWTMFLAVGIYALFVSSNYWERYFTLVPSAVAIGVAIVPLWASMGHYITRMAQKYYEYANYKEEHVQEQRQAPRGACSTYVVIFQTIFYACFHLSFVCAQMPMLFFLNNYLYQLNHTLYGVKHCGECRGWCGAAGTVLVGAEPRRAPRRDAEPRHAARLQQDGAAQPAPQRQPHHRGERPDGGRLPRHAGGECGAGREGLGGHRCLTGHCHDQVLLLCGSAYRPTEEIDLRSIGWGNIFQLPFKHMRDYRLRHLLPFFIYSGFEVLFVCTGFSLNYGVCALGLEKLAYLLMAYGFSASACSSLALCTLRLRRQCPLLAGAFVHAAILVTLFCWAPEPRHVVQAPLLYSIAVLWGMGSALNKTGISILLGMLYEDKERQDFVFTIYHWWQALAIFTVYLWSGLPMKAKLSIMLLALGLAAGSYLWMERKLAQRVSYRLPRIPRPRHKMKGYRYLEDDDSDETASEGEGASRHEDDDDDDDRHPAEANGGDELPKDEGEGTD from the exons GGCTGGGCGCCGAGATGCAG CTGGACGACGTGGTGGGGACGCACCCCGACTAcaacgaggaggaggaggagcagaagtACTTCCGCCGCAAGCGCCTCGGCGTGGTGAAGAACGTGCTGGCCGCCAGCCTGGCCGCCATGCTCACCTACGGCGTCTACCTGG GCCTGCTGCAGATGCAGCTCATCCTGCACTACGACGAGACCTACCGGGAGGTGAAGTACAGCAACATGGAGCTGGAGGACATCGACCGCAAGGTGCTGATGGGCATCAACGTCACGCCGGTGGTGGCGCTGCTCTACACGCCCGTCCTCATCCGCTTCTTCGGCACCAAGTGGACCATGTTCCTGGCCGTGGGGATCTACGCCCTGTTCGTCTCCAGCAACTACTGGGAGCGCTACTTCACGCTGGTGCCCTCCGCCGTGGCCATCGGGGTGGCCATCGTGCCCCTCTGGGCCTCCATGGGCCACTACATCACGCG GATGGCGCAGAAGTACTACGAGTACGCCAACTACAAGGAGGAGCACGTGCAGGAGCAGCGGCAAGCACCGCGGGGCGCCTGCAGCACCTACGTCGTCATCTTCCAGACCATCTTCTACGCCTGCTTCCAT CTAAGCTTCGTCTGCGCACAGATGCCCATGCTCTTCTTCCTCAACAACTACCTGTACCAGCTCAACCACACGCTGTACGGTGTGAAGCACTGCGGTGAGTGCAGGGGGTGGTGCGGGGCGGCGGGCACTGTCCTGGTGGGTGCTGAGCCGCGGCGTGCACCCCGCAGGGACGCTGAGCCACGGCACGCTGCCCGGCTTCAACAAGACGGTGCTGCACAGCCTGCCCCGCAGCGTCAACCTCATCATCGTGGAGAGCGTCCTGATGGCGGCCGCCTTCCTCGCCATGCTGGTGGTGagtgcggggccgggcgggaaGGGCTGGGTGGCCACCGGTGCCTCACGGGACACTGCCACGATcaggtcctgctgctgtgcGGCTCGGCCTACCGGCCCACCGAGGAGATTGACCTGCGCAGCATCGGCTGGGGGAACATCTTCCAGCTGCCCTTCAAGCACATGCGGGACTACCGCCTTCgccacctcctccccttctTCATCTACAGCGGCTTCGAGGTGCTCTTCGTCTGCACCGGCTTCTCCCTG AACTATGGCGTGTGCGCCCTGGGGCTGGAGAAGCTGGCGTACCTCCTCATGGCCTACGGCTTCTCCGCCTCCgcctgctccagcctggcacTCTGCACGCTGCGCCTGCGGCGGCAGTGCCCGCTGCTTGCCGGAGCATTCGTCCACGCCGCCATCCTGGTGACGCTCTTCTGCTGGGCGCCCGAGCCCCGGCATGTGGTGCAGGCACCTCTGCTCTACTCCATAGCCGTGCTCTGGGGCATGGGCAGCGCCCTCAACAAGACCGGCATTAGCA TCCTCCTGGGCATGCTGTACGAGGACAAAGAGCGCCAAGACTTCGTCTTCACCATCTACCACTGGTGGCAGGCGCTGGCCATCTTCACCGTGTACCTGTGGTCGGGGCTGCCCATGAAG GCCAAGCTCTCCATCATGCTGCTGGCGCTGGGGCTGGCGGCCGGCTCCTACCTGTGGATGGAGCGCAAGCTGGCGCAGCGCGTGTCCTACCGCCTGCCCCGCATCCCCCGCCCGCGCCACAAGATGAAGGGCTACCGCTACCTGGAGGACGACGACTCCGACGAAACCGCTTCGGAGGGTGAGGGGGCGAGCCGCCACGAGGACGATGACGACGACGACGACCGGCACCCGGCCGAGGCCAATGGCGGGGACGAGCTGCCGAAAGACGAGGGGGAGGGGACAGATTAG